The segment CTTCTTCGAACGTTTCCCGGATGGCCGCCGCAGCGAAGGCCCGCTGGTCCGCGGGCAGCCCCGCGGCCTGCAGCTCCCCGGGACGCTGTGCGGCGTATTCGTGGTCCTGCGGCTCCACCGCGCCGCCCGGGAACACGTAAAATCCGGCGCCGACGCGCAGCGACGCCGGCCGCGCGGTCATGTACACCAAGTTCGGTTCGCGCACCAAGAGCAGCGAGGCCGCGGGGCGCGGCGTCACGGGGGGCAAGCCGCTCACGGCGCCGTCCCCCCGGCGAACAACCCGGTCAGCTCCCGCCGCAGCAGCTTGCCCGCGGCGTTGCGCGGCAGCGCGGCCACGAACGCGAACTGCTTTGGCACTTTGTACCCGGCCAGGCGCTGCCGGCAAAAGAGCGCCAGTTCCTCGGCGGTCGCCGACGCGCCCGGGCGCAGCACCACAGCCGCGGCCGGCACCCGCCCCCACGTGGCGTCGGGCACCCCGACGACGCCGGCGTCCGCCACCGCCGCGTGCTCCCGCAGCACCGCCTCGATTTCCGCCGGGTACACATTCTCGCCGCCCGAGACGAACATGTCGTCCCGGCGATCCAGCACGTAGAGGTAGCCGTCCGCGTCGAGAAAGCCCACGTCGCCCGTGTGAAACCAGCCGTCGCGGAACTTCTCGGCCGTCGCGTCGGGACGCCGCCAGTAGCCCACCGTGACCGTCGGCCCGCGGACGACGATTTCCCCCGCCTCGCCCGGCGCCGCCCAGCGCCGGCTGCCCGCCTCGTCCTCGACGACGACGCGCACTTCGGTGGGAAACAGCGGCTTGCCGGCCGACCCGATCCGGACCAACGCGTCTGCCGGCGCGAGGGTGGCGGCTTGCGAGGCCGTTTCCGTCAGGCCGTACGTCTGAAGAACCGGCATCCCCGCAGCCGCCGCTCGCCGCAGCAGCGCTTCCGGCGCCGGCCCGCCGCCCAGCAGCACCGCCCGCAGCGACGGGGGATAACGCTGCCCGCCCTTGGCGTCCAGCATCCGGTCCAGCATGGCCGCGACCACCGACAGCAGCGTCACGCCGTCTTCGTCAATGGCGCGATTGACGGCCTCGGGGTCAAACCGCGGGTGCAACACGACGGGGATGCCGTACAGGACGCTGCGGAACAGGATGGACAAACCGCTGACGTGAAACAGCGGCACGCACGCCAGCCACCGGTCGCCCGCGGCGAGTCCCAAGTTCAGCGCCGAGCCGACGGCGCTCCACCAGTGGTTGCCGTAGGTCAGCAGCGCGCCTTTGGGCCGGCCCGTCGTGCCCGACGTGTAGAGGATGCTGTGCACTTCGTCCAAGTCCACGTGCGTGCGCGGGGGCGCACCGGCTTCGCCGCGGTCCGGGACTTGCTGGAACCCGGCTGCGGCGCGCAGCTCCGCCACGTCCAAAAGCCGCGGGGTCGCCTCGCCCAGCAGCGACGCCACCGCCTGCGCCTTCTCGGCGTACGTCTCGTCGTAGATCAACAGCGCGGCTTCGGCATCTTGCACCTGCCAGGCCATCTCGCCGGGCGCGAGGCGCACATTGAGCGGCACCAGTACCGCGCCCGCCTTGGCCAGTGCGTGCACGACCACGACGAAGTCGGGCGAATTCGGCAACAACACCGCCACCCGCGGCCCGACCCGCAGCGGTCGTCCCGCCGCATCAGTGGTCAGAGCGTCGCTCTCCGCCGGGTGTCGCGCCCGGGCCTCCGCGAGCGCCGCCCGCAAAGCGCAGGCCGCCCGTTCCGCCTCCTCGTTGAGCTCGGCGAACGTGTACGTGCGCCCACCGAAGAAGAGCGCCGGCGCCTGCGGCGACAAGTATGCCCGGCGGGCCACCCACTCCGGCATCAGCACCATCCGCGCTCACGCCCACCTATCCACCGGATCCCGCGCCGGTCCACCGGCCCAGCGTGGCAGGCGCCCCCGCGCCGCGGGATCCTGGAGCGAGAAAGTTCCTCGACGGCGAAAATCACGCCCAAAGCAGCCCGGCCGCCCACAGCAGCCCGTACAGCAAGTGCAGCCGGCCCGTGCCGGCCAGCACCCGGTTCAGCGCTGTGCCTTGCGCGCCGGCAGCCACCGTGCGCACTAGCCGGACGGCCACGGCCCCGCTCAACAGCGGCAGCAGCGCCGTCGCGCCCGCCGCGCCGGCCAGCCACGCGACGACGGGAACCAGGTACGCCGCGGCCACCAGCAACCCATATTCCCACCGCGTCCCCCGGTCCCCCAGCCGCACCGCCAGCGTCCGCTTGCCCGTCTCCCGGTCGGTGGGAATGTCCCGCAAGTTGTTGACGACGAGAATGGCCGTCACCAGGCATCCGACCGGGATGGACGCCAGCAGGGCCAGCCCGTCCAGCGTTCCGGTGTGAACGTAGTGCGTGCCGGCCACCGCCACCACGCCGAAAAACAGGAAGGCGAACACATCACCCAGCCCGTGGTACGCCAGCGGCCATGGCCCGCCCGTGTACAGGACGCCGCACGCGATGGCCGCCAGGCCCACCGCCAAGATGGGCCAGCCGCGCAGGTACACCAGGTACATGCCTACGGCGAACGCCAGCCCGAAAACGAGCGCCGTCGCGAGCCGCATCTGCTCCGGCGTCACCCAGCCGGCCGCCGTGATACGCACGGGCCCCGTACGCCGCTCCGTGTCGGCGCCGCGGTGAAAGTCAAACAGGTCGTTGGCGAAATTGGTGCCGATCTGGATGAGCACCGACGCGACCAAGGCGGCGAAAAACGCGCCCGGGTGGAACTGCCGCGCCGCGGCCCACGCCGTCGCGCTGCCCACCAGCACCGGCACCACCGCGGCCGGCAGCGTCGCCGGCCGCGCCGCCATGAGCCACATTTTCAGGGCGCCGGGCCGGTCCGCCTGCGGCCGCAGCGACGGCCCGACGCCGAATCCCGCATTACGGGAAGCGTGGGAACTTGGAGAAATCGGGCTTCCGCTTCTCAAGGAATGCGTTCCTTCCTTCTTTGGCTTCGTCGGTCATGTAGAACAGCAGCGTCGCGTCGCCGGCCAACTGCTGCAAGCCCGCCAGCCCGTCGGTGTCCGCGTTGAAGGCGGCCTTCAGGAACCGGATAGCCGTAGGGCTCATCTGCAAAATCTCCTTGGCCCACTTGATGGACTCTTCCTCCAGCTGCTCCAGCGGCACCACCGCGTTGACCAGGCCCATCTCCAGCGCTTCTTGCGCCGTGTACTGCCGGCACAGGTACCAGATCTCCCGCGCCTTCTTGTGGCCCACGATGCGCGCCAGCAGCGTGGCTCCGTAGCCGGCGTCGAAGCTGCCCACCCGCGGGCCCGCCTGCCCGAAGATGGCGTTGTCCGCGGCGATGGTCAGATCGCACACCAAATGCAGCACATGCCCGCCGCCGATGCAATAGCCCGCCACCACCGCGATGACCGGCTTGGGCAAGTAGCGAATTTGCCGCTGCAAGTCCAGGACGTTCAAGCGCGGCACGCCGTCGTCGCCCACGTACCCGGCGTCGCCCCGCACCTTCTGGTCGCCGCCGGTGCAAAACGCCTTGTCCCCGGCGCCCCGCAGCAGCACGACGCCGATCTCGCGGTCCTCCCGCGCGTCGGCGAAAGCGTCCATCATCTCCTGCACCGTCAGCGGCCGAAACGCGTTGTGCACGTGCGGGCGGTTGATGGTAATCCGGGCGATCCCCTCGGCCTTCTCATAGATGATATCGGTGTAGTCCTTGACTTTCTGCCACTGGACCGGCATCGTTCCCCCTGCCTTTCCTCCGTTCAAGCGCCTGTATAGCAGTGCGCCCCGTAAACCCCGTGCGCGAAAGTGCTTGCCTCCCGCGGCTTGCCCGGCCCGGCTGGGCGCCCCTCCGGCCTCGCCGAGCAGGCGCGGGTTGCGGCACCCCTGCTTTGTTTACGGTGGCCGCGCCCGCGCTGGCCTCACCAGCAACCCCCGGTTGCGCGACATGCGCCACACCCGGCCTGTGTCACAATCCCGTCAAAAACTCCGTCACGGCCTGCATGAACGCATCCGGCCGCTCCAAGTGCACGGCGTGCCCCGCATCCGGCACGATGACGGCCCGCGCCCGGGGCATAAGCGCAGCCATCTCCTGCACGATGCCCACGTACTTCTCATCGAGCGCCCCCGCCAGCAGCAACGCCGGCGCCTGGATCTCCCCCAGCCGCCCGTGCAGCGGCTCCTGGACGCCCGCGCCCATGCCGCGCAGCGCGTTGGCCAGCCCTTCGGCCCGCTGCCGCAGCCGCTGCGCCCGCACCGCGGACCGCACCCCCTCCGGTAGCCGCGCCTGTGTGGCGAACAGCGGCAGCCGCTCCCAGCGCTCGACGAAGGACGCCACGCCCTCGCGCTCGATGAAGGCGGCCAGCTCCTCGTCCGCCTGCCGCCTAGCCGCCCGCTCCGCCGGATCCCGGATGCCCGGCGACGCGCTCTCCAGCACCAGCGCCGTGACGCGCTGCGGCGCCGCCAGCGCCAGGTGCAGGGCGACTCGACCGCCCATGGAGTAGCCCAGGACGCGCACGTCGTCCGCACCCAGCTCGTCCAGCAGGCGAACGAGATCGGCCGCGCAGCGCTCCAGCCGGTACCGCTCCGGGTCTCGCGGGGCTCCGGTGCGCCCGTGCCCGGGCAAATCGACGGCGATGACGCGAAACTTCTGAGACCACGCCGGCACGAACGGGTCCCACGTATGCAAGTCGCCCGTAAACCCGTGCAGCAATAGCAGCGCCGGCCCGCGGCCTGTCACCTGGACGTTGTAGGACAAGCCGTTCAAGACGTACACGACGCGAGCACCTCGCGCGCCGCCGCCTGCGCCCGGGCGAACACGTCCCGGTGCTGCGCCACGTTGCGCGCCCGATCCGAGGGCACCTCGACGACGTACAGCCCGCGGCCGGCCACACCCTCTTGCACCGCCTGCCGGAACGCGGCCCAGTCCCGCACCCGGGTGAACCGCCCGCCGTACATCCGCACCACCGGCTCGAAATCGAGCCCGTGGGGCGTGCCGAAGAGGCGCTCGAAATGGCGGGGCACCTCCGCCTGGGGCAGGAAGGAGAAGATGCCGCCGCCGTCGTTGTTGACGACGACGATGGTGCAGGGCAGCCCGTGCAGCTTGGCGGCCAGCAAGCCGTTCAGGTCGTGGTAAAACGACAAGTCGCCCAGCACAAGCACCACGGGCCCGCTCCAGGCGGCGCTGACTCCCAGGGCACTGGAGACGACGCCGTCGATGCCGCTCGCCCCCCGGTTGCCGAACACCCGCACGCGCCGCTGGATGGCCGGGAAAAACGCGTCCATGTCGCGAACGGGCATGCTGTTGCCCACAAACAGCGCGGCGCCGTCCGGCAGCAGCTCGGCCAGTTCCTGAAACACGCGGCCCTCGAACAGGCCCTCCTGCTGCACCGCCGCCTCCCGCAGCACTCGCCGTACCTCGTCGTTCAGCCGCCGCCACAGCTCCCGCCAGTGCGGGCTGTTCGCCCGCTCGCGGCCGGCCGGCCCGGCCCCGCGACCGTCCTCCGGCGCCCCCAGCACCTGCAGCGCCTCCAGCACCGCCCGGCACAGCCAGCCCGGGTCCACGTGCAGCAGCTTGCCGGCCGTCAGCACGGGATCCCGCCACCCGCCGCCTTCGTCCACCACCACCTGCGGCACGCCGGCCCAGCGCTGCAGCGCCTGCAAGAGCGCCTTCGAAACGGGGGCGGCACCGAAGCGGACCACCAGCTCGGGCGTCAACGCCGCCGCGACGGTTTCATCCCGCAAGAACACGTCATACGCGTCGACGACGCCCGCCGAACCCGGCGCCCGCAGGCCGGACAGCGGGTCGGCCAGCACCGGCCAGCCCAGCTTGTCCGCCAGCACGGCGATGTCGCCGGCCGCGGCGGCCGGCGTTTCGGGCCCGCACACGAACAACCCGCGCTCGACGCGCCTCCACTGCCGCGCCAGCTCCTCCACCTGGCGGGAAGCCAGCGTGCGCGTGCCCGCCACGATTTGCGGATGTACCGGCCAGTCGACCGCCGGGCCCGGCAGCGGCACGAGCGGTTCCCGCAGCGGGAAATTCAGGTGGACCGGCCCCGCCGGAGACGCCTTGACCGTGGCCGCGGCCCGCGCCGCCGCCATGCGCGCGTAGGCCACCAGCGGCGCGCTGGCCTCCGGCAAGGGCATGTCCACGAACCATTTCACGTGCGTCCCGTAAAGCCGTACCTGATCGATGGTCTGGTTGGCGCCGACGTCCCGCAGCTCCCGCGGCCGGTCGGCCGTGAGCACGATCAGCGGCACCCGGGAGAAGTGCGCCTCCACCACCGCGGGCATGAAGTTGACCACCGCGGTGCCGGACGTTCCCGCGAGGGCTACCGGCTCGCCCGTGGCTTTCGCCAGCCCGAGGGCGAAGAAAGCCGCCGACCGCTCGTCGATATGCATCCAGACCCGCAAGTCCGGATGGTCGGCGCACAGGAGAGCCAGCGGCGTCGAGCGCGAGCCGGGGCACAGGCACACGTGCCGGACGCCCGCCCGCGCCAGCTCGTCCACGAACGCCCCGATGAACGCGTGCGCCGCCTGCTGCACGTTCATAGGCTCGCCTCCAATGCCGCCAGCATAGGCCGCAGCTTCAGCGCCGACTCTTCGTACTCGCTCTCCGGCACCGAATCACCCATGATGCCGCAGCCGGCGAACAGCCACGCTTCCTCGCCCCGCACCAGGGCCGAGCGCAAGCCCGCCGCGAACTCGCCATCGCCGGCCCAGTCCATCCAGCCCACCGGTCCCGCGTACCAGCCGCGTGCCCAGCCCTCGCGCTCCCGAATCCAGGCCAGCGCCGCCTCCCGCGGGTACCCCGCGAGAGCAGGCGTCGGGTGCACCCGCGCCGTCAGTTCCAGCACGTCCACGCCGTGGGCCGCCTGGGCCGTCACTGGCGTGTACAAGTGCTGTACGTTGGCCAGCCGGCGCAGCTCCGTGCCCCCCACGGACACCTCCACGCACGCCGGCGCGAGCGCTTCGATGATGGCCCGCAGCACGATGCGGTGCTCCGCCGCGTTCTTGGCGTCGGACAGCAGCCAGCGACCGAGCTCTTCGTCTTCCGCGGGCGTGGCGCCCCGGCGCACGGATCCCGCCAGGCAGGCCACGTGCACGAGCCCGCCCGTCTTGCGCACGATGCGTTCGGGCGTCGCGCCAAGGAAACAGTCGCCGCCGCGCGCGACGGCGAAAAGGTAGCACGCGGGATAATGCGCCAGCAGGTAACGCAGCGCGGCGCCGACGTCGAAGCGTCTCGACGCGGCGATGCGCACGCAGCGGGCCAGCACGGCTTTCTCCAGAACCCTGCTGCGCACGGCCGCGGCCGTCTCCGCCACGGCCGCCAGCCACCGCCCCCGCGGCGGGATCTCCTCCACGATGCGAACCGCGGTTTCCGGCACGGCCGCAACCCCGTCCGCGGCGCCGGGTGCGCCCTCGTCCGCTGCGCAAGCCCCCACTTCCTCAGCTTCCGCCCACGCGGCCGCCAGATCCCGCGCCGCCGCCTCGGCCGCGAGCTGCGGGTCGTCGTCCGGCCCGACGACAGCGTTGAGCGTCACCCACGCCCGCCCGGCCACGTCCCCGTACATCACCCGCGGCAAGTCGAGCCGTCCCTCGCCGAAGGCCTCCCAAAGGTCTCCGGCGCCGCCGGCGTCAAAGGCGAACCCGCCCAGCAGCAACGGCCCGGGCCCCGGCGCCGCCGTCCGTTCGCCGTGCGCGCCCGCCGTCCCGCCGGCCGCGTGCGGCAAGCCTTCCCGTTGGCCGCACGCCTGCTCGCCTTCCGCCGGCTGGTCCTCCGCCGGCTCGCCGTCCACGACGACTACTGCATCGGACACCAGCACCCGCCACAGCAGCGATACCCGGGCGAACCGGTCCGGCCCCGCGCCGGCCGCCGACCAAGCCGTCCCGACGCCCAGCAGCACGGCGTCCTGCCAAGGTGCATACCACAGCATGGCGTCCGCACCGCGCGCCCGCGCCGCCTCGAAGACCGCGATCCAATCCCGCCGCGGCAGCCCCTCCGACACGCTGACCAACACTGGCCTCCCGTCTCGCCGCGCCCGCGCCGCCGCCTCCGCGAAGGGCGCCACCAGCCGCCTCAGAACGTCCGCCTCGCTCCCTGCGCTCAACACCGCCGGTCCGCGCCGGGTCATCGCCTTCGTCATGATGCCGCCCCCTGCGCCCCGGCCCGGGAGTCCGTCTCCGCCTCGGCCGCCGCGCCGATGCTGCGCAAGAGCATGGCCCGCAGCTGCGGCAGCGCGGTTTCCAGCAGGTCCGGCTGTCCCGTATGCACCCAACGCATCACCACTTCGTTGATGGCCCCGAGCCACACGTACGCCGCCAGCTCCGTATCCAGCGGCGCGATGGACCCTTCCTCCACGGCCCGGTCCAGGTGGCGCTTAATGAGCGCGGCGAAACCCGCGTGCAGTTGGTGGAGCTTGTCGTTGAAGGCGTGGCCGAGGCCGGCCGCTTCGATGAGCATGATCTTGGCGAGGCGGCGGTGGCGGGAAAACTCGGACAAGACGGTGCGCAGCGCCGCGTCCACCTTGTTGAGGGCGCCGTGCTCGCGGGCGATGGCGTCCTCGACGCGGCGGAACAGCACGGAGTACATATGGTCGACCAGCGCCAGGAAAATCGCTTGCTTGCTGGGGAAGAAATGATAGAAGGAACCTTTCGACGTGTCCGAAGCCCGGACGATATCGTCCACCGCGGCCGCGTAATACCCTTTCTCCGCGAACACTTCGGCCGCGGCCTCCAAAATGCGCCGCTTCGTTTCCGGCTCGTCCGCGGGCGCAAACCACCCCGCGGGCGTGGCCTCCATCGCTTTTTCCACAGCCGGACAGCCCCTGTTGCGTCGATTCATACACGCCAGTCGAAGCGCGCTCGGGCGCGAAAAAAAGACTCGGGACGCGCCGCCGCGCGCCACGCCCGGCGACTAGACCGACGCGTCGGTCTAGTCACCTTTCACGATACCGCACCCGGGACCGCCCGTCAATGCGGCTCACCGCTGAGCGACGGCGGGCTCCGTGACAATGATGCGTCCTACCATGCCCATGAGCTGATGGCCGTTCACAGTGCAAACGATGGGGTACTCGCCCGGCTGGGTGAAGACGAAGCCCCACTGCTGGCCGGGGCCGAGGATCGGCGACTCGAACAGCGGCGGCTCCGCGCCGACTCGCCGCGTGCCGGACTGCAAGATGTTGTGCTCCACCGAGTCTTGGTTGACGAACACGACGCGCGTGCCCTCCGGCACCACGATGTCGGACGGATTAAAGCGGAAGTTCTTGATGTTGACGTAAACCGTCGGCCTCTGCTCCGCCGCGTCGTCGGCCGGATCATCCTCGAAGCCCACGCCCGCGGCGTCGCCTAGGCCGCACGCGAACGCCAGCCCGCGGCCGAGCCCGGCCAGCGGCGCCAGCGAGCTGCAACCCAGCAGCGTAAAGCCCAACAAAAAAAGGAGGATGGACGCCAACGCCCACGAGAGGGCCGGCAAGCGAAAACGCGGCAGATATTTCATGCGCTTAACCACTCCTGATCAGGAGTGTAGCAAAATTCTCGACCGCAGGCGAGGGATTTTCTCCCGGAACTCCGGTGACAATCGTCCCTTCGGCCGGTCGGTTCACGACCCCGGGCCCCGCCCGACCTCGGCCAGCAGTTTCTCGATGCGCTCCTCCTCGCTCAGCGGCCGCTTCGTCTCCGGGTCCACAGCCACGCACGCCCCGTCCACGATGCGCGTCACGATGGTGCCCTTGGCCGCCGGATTGTTGCGCAAGTGCGGCGCGTCGATGAGCCCCAGTTCCACCGCCGTGGCGATGGTCTCCGGGTCCGCCCACGGGTCCTCCGCGCCCAGGCTCTCGCCCAGCCGCCAAATGGCGTCCAGCAGCACCCGCGTCTCACGCTTGAGCGCCTCCTTGCGCCGCTGCACCCGCTCGTCGTCGGTCAGGTCCGGAAAGTCGTGCATCACTTTCTCGATGACCCTGCGCGCGATCTTGCAGCTTTCGATGACTTCCTCCGCCGTCGCCGCGTGGTCCGCCTCGGTGAAAGCCACCACGTGGACGATGTGGGGCTTCAGCGCCATCTGCAGCGCGGTCGAGAAGGCCAGGTGCCCCTTGGCTTCCGCCAAGTCGGCCGGATAGCTGGACAAGCCCGCGCGCGTCTCGGTCCACACGGTAAAGTTCGGCCCGCACAGCGACTCGATGAGTTCCTTCTTGGCCAGCATCTTGGCCAAGTCCATGCGCGGCGACGTGGACGGCGGGTTGTTGAACATGTACTGGGCCACGTAGTCGCGCACGCCCATCTTGCGGGCGTTGTACGCGGCGAGAAACGCCATGGCCGCCGCCACCGTGTCGGGCGCGTCGCGCAGGCTCCAGTGATGCGATTCGTTGCTCTCCACCGGCACGCCCCGCTCGCCGTGCCAGCGCATCGTCTCCTGCGCTTCGCGGATAGTCTGCCGCAAAGGCCGCTGGCTCCGCCCGTCCAGCACGCTGTACCACGTCAGCGGCACCGCGCACCAGGCGTTCTGGATGGTCTCCAGCAGCATCTCCGCCCATTGGATTTGATCCCGCGTGCCGCTGTAGCAGCGCAGCAGCGGGTAGTTGCCGCAGCGCGTCGCCTCGTAGATGGCCCGCAAGTGCTCCGGCTTGCGCACCGGCACGCCCCCCGCGCCCGGCTTGTGCCGGGCCAGCTCCTCGGGCCGGAAGAAGCTCTCCTGGGCCGCCTGGTCGGGGCCGATGGACAAGACGTCCAGCACCCGCGCCTCGGCGATGCGCCGCGCGCCCGCGACGGTTTCCTCCAGCGACGGCAAGCCGAAGTGGTGCCGGATGATAGGAAACGGCGCCTTCCAGGCGATGCGCTCCAGGAGCGTGCTCGGATACGACTCCCGGCTGCGGTCCACTTTATGGCCTTTCAGGTAGGCAACGACGTCCTCGATGGTCTCCTCGCCGTTGAAGACGTGCTCAAACAAGCCGCTTCGCGCCGCGACTTCCGCCACCGGCGCCGTGCCGCCGAAGACGAAGCGGACGCCTTCCACGCCGGCCTTGCGCAGCTCCGCTTTCAGCTCTTCAAACAGCGGCTCCGCGGTGGACGGCGTCAGCCGGTAGCCCACGGCCACCAGTTCCGGCTGGCTTTCCACGATGGCCCCCACCAGCTCCCGCACCGACACGGCGGGACCTAGGGAGACCGTTTTGTAGCCTTGCTCCTCCGCGAGGCGCAGGAAGTTGACGACCCCGGCCACGTGCACGCATTCCCCCAGGGCCGCGCCGATGACGAGCTTGTTGCGCTGACCGACCCGTTCCATGCCGACGCCTCCCTCGCTTCGTGCTGCGAGCCGGCGTGCCGGCTCCCCCGCCCGGTCCGGACGGTGTAGGACCATTGTACCGAACGCGGGCGTGCTTTGCAAAAAGGAGGCTGGGCGCCGGCGGCGAACACCGTTTGCAATACGCAACAGCCGCCGTGCCAGGTGCTGCGGCAACGTCTGGAGGGAGCAGGATTGACGTCGCAGCGAACATTCGTACCGGAGGACTTGTACCGCATCGTCTTGGTGAGCGACCCGCAAATCGCGCCCGACGGGTCGTGCATCGCCTTCGTCCGCGGGCATGTGGAGGGCGAGAAGAAAGAGTTGCGCACCCATATCTGGCTGGCGCCGCTGGGCGCAAGCGGCGCGGAAGCCGCCGCGCCGCGCCCCTACACGCGCGGGCCCCGCAGCGACTCGCAGCCGCGCTGGTCGCCCGACGGGCGGCGCCTCGCCTTCGTGCGGCAGACGGGCGAAGGCCCCCAGGCGGACCGGCAAATTTGGATTCTCGACCGGGCTGGGGGCGAAGCGTACCAGCTGACGGCCATGCGCAACGGCGCCGCCAATCCCGTCTGGTCGCCGGACGGCAAGTACATCGCCTTCGTGTCGGCGGTCGACGACGCGTACGCCGAGCACGGCGACGAGAGCTTTGACCCGACCAAGCCGAAGACGGAGGCCGACCGCAAGCGGGACGAAAAGCGCCAGCGGGACGAAGCGAAGCTTTACACCCGCTTCCGCTACAAGTTCGACTCCACCGGCCTCTTCGCCCCGCAGCGCCGCCACGTCTGGATCGTGGCCGTGCCCGACGTGCCGCCGGCGCCCGCGCCCGAACCGGCCGCCGACGACCAAAAGAGCGACGCGCCGGAAAACGGTGCGCTGGCCTACGCCGCCGCCCTGCCCAAGCCCGTGCAGGTGACGAGCGGCCCGTACGACTACGCGCTCCTGGACTGGTCTCCCGACGGCCGCTGGATCGCCGTCGCGACGTCGCAGGAGGACGAGCGCAAACCCGTCTCCGACATCTACCTCTTCCCCGTGCCGCGGGACGGCGAGCCTGCGGGCGAACCCGTCCGGCTCACCGCCGCGGACGGCACCTTCACCGAGGCCCGCTGGTCGCCCGACGGCCGCCACATCGCCGTCGTCGGCCATCACCGCGAGTTCGGCGGGGCCACCCTGAACCGCCTCTGGCTCTTCCCCGCCCCCGGGCAGCCTGGCCAGAAGACGTGCCTGACGGCGGCGTGGGACCGCA is part of the Bacillota bacterium genome and harbors:
- a CDS encoding methionine synthase, whose translation is MERVGQRNKLVIGAALGECVHVAGVVNFLRLAEEQGYKTVSLGPAVSVRELVGAIVESQPELVAVGYRLTPSTAEPLFEELKAELRKAGVEGVRFVFGGTAPVAEVAARSGLFEHVFNGEETIEDVVAYLKGHKVDRSRESYPSTLLERIAWKAPFPIIRHHFGLPSLEETVAGARRIAEARVLDVLSIGPDQAAQESFFRPEELARHKPGAGGVPVRKPEHLRAIYEATRCGNYPLLRCYSGTRDQIQWAEMLLETIQNAWCAVPLTWYSVLDGRSQRPLRQTIREAQETMRWHGERGVPVESNESHHWSLRDAPDTVAAAMAFLAAYNARKMGVRDYVAQYMFNNPPSTSPRMDLAKMLAKKELIESLCGPNFTVWTETRAGLSSYPADLAEAKGHLAFSTALQMALKPHIVHVVAFTEADHAATAEEVIESCKIARRVIEKVMHDFPDLTDDERVQRRKEALKRETRVLLDAIWRLGESLGAEDPWADPETIATAVELGLIDAPHLRNNPAAKGTIVTRIVDGACVAVDPETKRPLSEEERIEKLLAEVGRGPGS